Proteins from a single region of Candidatus Dadabacteria bacterium:
- a CDS encoding transposase, with translation MAKEIRTVEFVVLPTSKAKAAKMFRIAGACRFVWNHFRGKNLADYQAFRNDKGQRPHTSYFSLGVEFTKLRHETDWLRGLPANPIKHTLKYFSDALKDAMAGKKGFPKPRSRKKTAPSFTIPSSCGVRIRKVNKKYSSLLIPLVGLVTLARRGGNPWESGVPKQAVLRHDGHRWRAFVSYEVEVEKRPDNGEVLGVDMNARQIATSDGDFYFLPDLEKKEKRKKWYQRKMARQVKGSNRRKDTKKKLRKASRKIANTRRNWIHKTTSEVSGKCGTIVTEDLKVRNMTASAKGTVENPGRNVRQKAGLNRAMLDTAMGEIRRNLEYKCGKLIKVNPAYTSQTCSECGHTDKENRKSQARFLCVSCGFVSNADTNAAINIRRLGMAQLHGEGTGISTVPANREIDTRLPYG, from the coding sequence ATGGCTAAAGAAATACGTACCGTAGAGTTTGTCGTTCTGCCTACATCCAAGGCAAAGGCAGCGAAGATGTTCCGGATAGCGGGAGCCTGCAGGTTCGTCTGGAACCATTTTCGGGGAAAAAACCTTGCCGACTACCAAGCGTTCAGAAACGACAAGGGGCAGAGACCGCATACCAGTTATTTCAGTCTCGGAGTCGAGTTTACCAAGCTGAGGCATGAGACAGACTGGCTTAGGGGTCTTCCTGCCAATCCTATCAAGCACACTCTCAAGTATTTTTCTGATGCATTAAAAGATGCTATGGCTGGCAAAAAGGGCTTCCCAAAGCCGAGGAGCAGAAAAAAAACCGCTCCCAGTTTCACCATACCAAGTTCTTGTGGTGTAAGAATACGGAAGGTCAACAAAAAGTATTCTTCACTTCTTATTCCCTTGGTGGGCTTGGTAACGCTTGCCCGCAGGGGAGGCAATCCCTGGGAAAGCGGAGTACCCAAGCAGGCAGTGCTTCGCCATGACGGACACAGGTGGCGTGCCTTTGTTTCCTACGAGGTTGAAGTAGAGAAAAGACCGGATAACGGTGAGGTTCTCGGAGTTGACATGAACGCACGCCAGATTGCCACTTCAGATGGAGATTTCTACTTTCTGCCTGATCTTGAGAAAAAAGAGAAGCGAAAGAAGTGGTATCAGAGGAAAATGGCAAGGCAGGTAAAGGGGTCTAACAGAAGAAAAGACACAAAGAAGAAACTCAGGAAGGCAAGTAGGAAGATAGCTAATACTCGCAGGAACTGGATTCACAAGACAACAAGTGAGGTTTCCGGGAAATGCGGAACTATAGTCACAGAAGACTTAAAGGTTAGGAACATGACTGCTTCTGCGAAGGGTACTGTAGAGAATCCGGGGAGAAACGTAAGGCAGAAGGCAGGACTTAACAGGGCGATGCTTGATACCGCCATGGGGGAGATAAGAAGAAATCTTGAGTACAAGTGCGGGAAATTGATAAAAGTGAATCCCGCGTATACATCTCAGACGTGTTCTGAGTGTGGTCATACAGATAAAGAGAACCGTAAATCTCAAGCGCGGTTCCTGTGTGTGAGTTGCGGGTTTGTGTCCAACGCGGACACGAACGCTGCGATTAACATAAGGCGTCTGGGAATGGCGCAACTGCACGGAGAGGGTACTGGTATTAGCACAGTCCCTGCGAACCGTGAAATTGATACGAGATTGCCCTATGGGTAA
- a CDS encoding ABC transporter ATP-binding protein: MSDLERNRKSTYDLKIMGWILGFLGKYRGYFALSLLLMIATAALEITVPYLIKVAVDDHIYPTWSRAGGGEEAERALSGLGTESTLALGDGGFLVDFSKLSSSEKDRIERSGVEFSETKYIVVSPGEFEGDEKQEVSGILARNASLFEETEGAAFLAHSDLGSLAKEEVSLLRSKQTRRLKTLALYVVLSVVGIFIFSSSFTYILHYSGQKIMHDMRNHTLSHILSLPQQYFDRNPVGRITTRVTNDVNAINEMYTSVLIHFIKDIIIIIGTLVIMFRMNVGLTLIIIALTAFLTFTVSIFRMKLRLVYREIRRTIGKLNAFVAESMRGIVLLKLYGKEKRNFEKFWEVNTENYRANIQQLWVYVIFRPSIEYVGIAATGIILWYGAIGVMNLDLSLGALLAFLYYVRMIFKPIQELSEKFNVFQSAVAASENLYDTLAEKSEVSGSLVPATTEGSLEFRGVWFSYNEREWVLKNASFTIRPGESTALVGITGAGKTTIVNLLLKFYKPQRGQILFNGVDIEELSNRYLRSNITAIFQDLFLFEKDISDERDERDGSAAETVKLSSGETQARSIEKAVRKNSKLLIMDEATSHLDAETEKRIQEVIRSTAGSQTRLVITHKLSTLKNVDNVIVIHKGEVVEQGTHEKLIQNKNIYHTLYEFLRKTAADPLPGTGA; the protein is encoded by the coding sequence ATGAGCGACTTGGAGAGAAATAGGAAATCAACTTACGATCTTAAGATCATGGGGTGGATTCTGGGCTTTCTGGGAAAGTACAGAGGTTACTTCGCCCTGTCCCTTCTTCTGATGATCGCCACAGCGGCGCTTGAGATCACGGTTCCCTACCTCATCAAAGTCGCGGTCGACGACCATATCTATCCTACATGGAGCAGGGCCGGGGGAGGGGAAGAAGCGGAGCGGGCGCTCTCGGGACTCGGGACAGAATCCACGCTTGCCCTTGGGGACGGAGGATTTCTGGTCGATTTCTCAAAGCTCTCATCCTCGGAGAAAGACAGAATCGAACGCTCGGGCGTCGAGTTCTCCGAGACAAAATATATCGTGGTCAGCCCCGGGGAATTTGAGGGAGATGAAAAGCAGGAGGTTTCGGGAATACTAGCCCGAAACGCCTCCCTGTTTGAAGAAACCGAAGGGGCCGCGTTTCTGGCTCACTCAGACCTTGGATCGCTCGCCAAAGAGGAAGTGTCGCTTCTTCGCTCAAAACAGACAAGAAGGCTCAAGACCCTCGCTTTATACGTGGTTTTATCGGTGGTTGGAATTTTCATCTTCAGCTCTTCTTTTACCTACATTCTTCACTACTCGGGCCAGAAAATAATGCACGACATGCGAAACCACACCCTCTCCCACATACTCTCACTTCCCCAGCAGTACTTCGACCGAAATCCCGTGGGCAGGATAACCACACGCGTCACAAACGACGTTAACGCCATAAACGAGATGTACACCTCCGTTCTCATACACTTCATAAAGGACATCATAATCATAATCGGCACTCTGGTGATCATGTTCAGGATGAACGTCGGGCTCACGCTTATAATCATCGCGCTTACGGCGTTCCTTACTTTCACGGTATCCATCTTCCGAATGAAGCTTCGACTGGTGTACAGGGAGATCCGAAGAACCATAGGCAAGCTTAACGCCTTTGTCGCGGAAAGCATGAGGGGAATAGTGCTCCTTAAGCTTTACGGAAAGGAGAAAAGAAACTTCGAGAAATTCTGGGAAGTAAACACGGAAAACTACAGGGCCAATATACAGCAGCTCTGGGTCTACGTGATTTTCCGCCCTTCCATAGAGTACGTGGGCATAGCGGCAACCGGGATAATCCTGTGGTACGGGGCGATCGGGGTCATGAACCTTGACCTGTCCCTGGGAGCCCTGCTCGCGTTTCTTTACTACGTGAGGATGATATTCAAGCCCATCCAGGAGCTTTCAGAAAAATTCAATGTCTTCCAGTCCGCCGTTGCGGCCTCCGAGAACCTCTACGACACTCTGGCGGAAAAATCTGAGGTAAGCGGATCTCTGGTGCCCGCGACAACCGAGGGATCTCTTGAGTTCCGGGGCGTATGGTTTTCGTATAACGAGCGGGAATGGGTGCTCAAGAACGCATCCTTTACAATAAGACCTGGAGAGAGTACCGCCCTTGTGGGAATCACGGGAGCGGGGAAGACGACCATCGTGAACCTGCTCCTTAAATTCTACAAACCCCAGAGGGGCCAGATTCTCTTTAACGGCGTAGACATCGAGGAACTGTCAAACAGGTACCTGCGCTCGAACATAACCGCCATCTTCCAGGACCTGTTTCTGTTCGAAAAGGACATATCCGACGAAAGGGACGAGCGGGATGGCTCGGCAGCCGAGACCGTAAAGCTTTCTTCGGGAGAAACCCAGGCCCGGTCGATCGAAAAAGCGGTCAGGAAAAATTCGAAACTTCTTATAATGGACGAGGCGACTTCCCATCTGGACGCGGAAACTGAAAAAAGAATACAGGAAGTGATAAGAAGCACTGCCGGCTCTCAGACAAGGCTGGTCATAACCCACAAGCTCTCAACCCTAAAGAACGTTGATAACGTAATAGTGATCCATAAGGGGGAAGTAGTGGAGCAGGGAACTCACGAGAAGCTGATTCAGAACAAAAACATCTACCACACTCTGTACGAATTTCTGAGAAAGACCGCGGCGGATCCCCTTCCGGGCACCGGCGCATGA
- a CDS encoding IS1595 family transposase — MAQKAPGKSHRKGLTLLQVADMFKDEKTAKAWLTEQRWPEGPRCPYCDSPNVQSDIKHKTMTHRCRECEGKPMFTLRTGTVMEGSKLKYRIWAVGIYLFITNIKGISSMKLHRELGIGQKAAWFMLHRLRKAYEAEVGPFSGTVEVDETFIGGKEKNKHNNKRSHIQGPSGKAVVIGMKDRVTNKVIAKPVPERTKQELQGFISNHVSKKAMVYTDDHRSYIGLPFEHESVNHSVNEYVREQAHTNGVESFWSMLKRGYYGTYHSISPKHLGRYVMEFSGRHNVRELDTIEQMGLLAKGMKGKRLTYRELVN; from the coding sequence ATGGCACAGAAAGCACCTGGAAAATCACATCGCAAGGGACTGACACTACTTCAAGTAGCGGATATGTTCAAGGATGAGAAGACGGCCAAAGCATGGCTTACGGAACAGCGTTGGCCCGAAGGCCCTCGTTGCCCCTATTGCGATTCTCCTAATGTACAGTCTGACATCAAGCACAAGACCATGACGCACAGGTGCCGTGAGTGCGAAGGTAAGCCTATGTTCACCCTTAGAACGGGAACGGTCATGGAAGGGTCGAAATTAAAGTATCGGATCTGGGCTGTAGGCATATACCTGTTCATTACCAACATCAAAGGCATATCATCCATGAAGCTTCACAGGGAGCTGGGCATTGGACAGAAAGCTGCTTGGTTTATGTTACACAGGCTCCGTAAGGCGTATGAGGCGGAAGTGGGACCGTTCTCCGGCACTGTGGAAGTGGACGAGACCTTCATAGGTGGCAAGGAGAAAAACAAGCACAACAACAAGAGAAGTCATATACAAGGTCCTTCCGGCAAAGCCGTGGTTATAGGAATGAAGGACAGGGTAACAAACAAGGTTATAGCCAAGCCTGTTCCTGAAAGAACCAAGCAGGAATTGCAGGGATTTATTAGTAATCATGTTTCTAAGAAGGCTATGGTCTATACTGATGATCATAGAAGTTATATCGGACTTCCCTTTGAACATGAGAGCGTAAACCATAGTGTAAATGAGTACGTAAGGGAACAGGCACATACAAATGGCGTGGAGAGCTTCTGGAGTATGCTTAAGAGGGGATACTATGGGACTTACCATAGTATCAGTCCCAAACACCTTGGACGTTATGTTATGGAGTTTTCAGGAAGGCATAACGTCAGGGAACTGGATACCATAGAGCAGATGGGACTTCTGGCAAAGGGGATGAAGGGCAAGAGGCTAACTTACAGGGAACTCGTTAATTGA
- a CDS encoding sulfite exporter TauE/SafE family protein yields MHEYDLFSLVLLFFTGVLAGVINVMAGGGSSIVLPVLIFLGIDPTVANGTNRVAILFQNFFATLSFRKEGVADIKTGVKLAAFTLPGVLVGAFAAVRVGDELFEKILAVVLIFVCASFFLKVDSFGKLLGGGETGRGWILYPALVLIGFYGGFIQVGVGLFIMAALYHLMGASLAKVNAHKVIVVLTYTIPAILIFFLSGNIIWFIGICLAAGNSVGGWFGAMFSVRGGEKYIRMALVVAVGLMALKLLRVF; encoded by the coding sequence ATGCACGAATACGATCTTTTTTCTTTAGTTCTGCTTTTTTTCACGGGCGTTCTGGCGGGAGTGATAAACGTGATGGCGGGTGGAGGAAGCAGTATTGTTCTTCCCGTGCTCATATTTCTTGGGATTGATCCCACAGTCGCAAACGGAACAAACAGGGTGGCGATTTTGTTTCAGAATTTCTTCGCGACTCTTTCCTTCAGAAAAGAGGGCGTTGCCGACATAAAGACCGGCGTCAAGCTGGCGGCCTTCACCCTTCCCGGCGTTTTGGTGGGAGCTTTCGCGGCGGTACGGGTAGGTGACGAGCTTTTCGAGAAAATCCTGGCCGTCGTGCTTATCTTCGTCTGCGCATCCTTCTTCCTTAAAGTTGATTCTTTCGGCAAGCTGCTCGGCGGCGGCGAAACAGGGCGGGGGTGGATTCTTTACCCGGCACTTGTACTTATAGGTTTTTACGGCGGCTTTATCCAGGTCGGCGTCGGACTTTTCATAATGGCGGCTCTTTATCATCTTATGGGAGCATCCCTGGCCAAGGTAAACGCGCACAAGGTGATTGTGGTGCTTACCTACACGATTCCGGCGATCCTCATATTTTTTCTAAGCGGCAACATAATCTGGTTCATAGGCATCTGTCTTGCCGCGGGAAATTCGGTCGGCGGATGGTTCGGCGCCATGTTTTCTGTAAGGGGCGGCGAAAAATACATAAGGATGGCTCTTGTGGTTGCCGTCGGGCTTATGGCCCTTAAGCTTCTCCGGGTATTTTAG
- a CDS encoding DNA methyltransferase: MNKQVESSLPNFGKKTIFTGDNLPIMRGMNSNCIDLIYLDPPFNSKANYAAPIGSKAAGAEFKDTWSLSDVDVAWLDLLEAKHPALNRVIHAAITNSDKSYLIYMAVRLLEMKRILKSTGSIYLHCDPTMSHYLKLVMDAIFGRKSFRNEIVWRYKKYQKAEMRYFTRNSDRLLFYAMEEAGFSPVLEKLKKPKRFLKRVWDKETKRIVNAKDSDGKVQYMTVNEEKIDDVWSLPYLMPASKERLGYPTQKPSKLLEYVIRASSSPGDIVLDPFCGCATTLVAADRLQRNWVGIDISPKAAELVTIRIKQDQGLFQEIVARKDIPERTDVIQLKPYNSTDNKKFLYGEQEGHCKGCGTHFEMRNLTIDHIIARSVGGTDHLDNLQLLCGNCNSIKGNRGQEYLLAKIEGRKVAYAG; the protein is encoded by the coding sequence TTGAACAAGCAAGTGGAATCATCCTTACCTAATTTCGGTAAAAAAACTATCTTTACCGGAGATAATCTTCCTATAATGCGAGGGATGAATTCCAACTGTATTGACCTGATTTATCTTGATCCTCCTTTCAACTCAAAAGCAAATTATGCCGCCCCGATCGGAAGCAAGGCAGCGGGGGCGGAATTTAAAGACACTTGGTCGCTTTCCGATGTGGATGTAGCTTGGCTTGATTTGTTGGAAGCTAAACATCCGGCACTCAATCGAGTTATTCATGCCGCCATAACAAACAGCGATAAATCATATTTGATTTATATGGCAGTCAGGTTGTTGGAAATGAAACGTATTCTTAAATCTACTGGAAGCATCTACCTTCACTGCGACCCGACTATGAGCCACTACCTTAAACTGGTGATGGACGCTATCTTCGGACGTAAAAGTTTCCGTAATGAAATTGTGTGGAGGTACAAGAAATATCAGAAAGCCGAAATGCGCTACTTCACGCGGAATTCGGACCGCTTACTTTTCTACGCAATGGAAGAAGCTGGATTTTCTCCTGTGTTAGAGAAGCTGAAAAAGCCAAAGCGTTTCCTGAAACGGGTTTGGGACAAAGAAACAAAGCGTATTGTGAATGCGAAAGACAGCGACGGCAAGGTGCAATATATGACCGTTAATGAGGAAAAGATAGACGATGTGTGGTCATTACCTTATCTCATGCCGGCATCCAAGGAACGTTTGGGTTATCCTACGCAGAAGCCGAGCAAGTTACTTGAATACGTAATTCGTGCCAGCAGCAGCCCCGGTGATATTGTGCTTGATCCGTTTTGCGGTTGCGCCACAACCCTCGTCGCGGCCGACAGGTTGCAACGTAACTGGGTCGGAATTGATATTTCTCCTAAGGCGGCGGAACTGGTAACTATACGGATTAAACAGGATCAAGGGTTGTTTCAGGAGATAGTCGCCCGTAAGGACATACCGGAACGTACCGATGTGATCCAACTCAAACCCTATAATTCAACCGACAACAAGAAATTTCTGTATGGGGAGCAGGAAGGGCATTGTAAAGGATGTGGAACTCATTTTGAAATGAGGAATCTTACCATCGATCATATAATCGCCCGTTCGGTTGGAGGCACGGATCATCTTGATAATCTACAGTTGCTTTGTGGCAACTGTAATAGCATTAAAGGCAATCGAGGACAGGAATATCTGTTGGCTAAGATTGAGGGAAGGAAGGTAGCTTATGCCGGATGA
- a CDS encoding ABC transporter ATP-binding protein: protein MGKQVYNSQTSISSLILRYRYSFLTGLVSLTLVDMAQLSVPIVIQWIIDELTLRSADFSLITKYSLYILGLGLLMAFFRLGWRYFIMGGARKIEYSLRNDFFEHLQKLNFDFFSGRKIGDLMAHTVNDIETLKFSCGLGLLIAYDGIFLFFFIFAAMIYISPEMAFYAFLPFPALAVFVYKFGNMIERRFQRSQDSFSELTESARKPVSGIKVVKAFGLERAEGRDFERASEDYLEKNVHLVKIRAGFQPFIYFVPSLATALFLFFGGAGAIGTEITLGEFSAILIYLMMLAWPMMAMGWAIDLLKRGNASINRLNNIFAVEQKDDTRAGEKDYELKGDIRFSGVSFSYGSTLALREVNLHIPCGTTLGITGLVGSGKTTLMKLLMKIHETEPGAITVDGTDIREVSRKSLQETIVYVPQEITVFSGTVYDNITFINPGITREQVEQAAKTAGIYGQIMEFQQGFDTVVGERGLSLSGGQRQRLAIARALVLNPEVLILDDVLSSLDPQTENTVITNVIEAMRGRTVVIISNRISSVAGLSRVAVMKNGEIIESGARRELVERRGVYYALERLQSV from the coding sequence ATGGGTAAACAAGTATATAACTCCCAAACAAGCATTTCCTCCCTTATTCTGCGGTACAGATACTCGTTTCTAACCGGTCTTGTCTCTCTCACGCTGGTGGATATGGCGCAGCTGTCGGTTCCCATAGTAATCCAGTGGATAATAGATGAGCTCACTCTGCGGAGCGCAGATTTTTCCCTCATAACCAAGTACTCCCTCTACATACTCGGTCTCGGGCTGCTCATGGCGTTTTTCCGCCTCGGCTGGCGGTACTTCATAATGGGCGGGGCGAGGAAAATAGAGTACTCGCTCAGAAACGATTTCTTCGAGCACCTCCAGAAGCTTAACTTCGATTTCTTCTCGGGAAGAAAGATCGGCGACCTGATGGCGCACACGGTGAACGACATAGAGACTCTCAAGTTCTCCTGTGGCCTGGGTCTGCTCATAGCGTATGACGGGATATTCCTGTTTTTCTTCATCTTCGCCGCGATGATCTACATCTCTCCCGAGATGGCCTTCTACGCGTTTTTGCCGTTCCCCGCACTCGCCGTCTTCGTATACAAGTTCGGAAACATGATAGAGAGGAGGTTCCAGCGTTCCCAAGATTCCTTCTCAGAGCTCACCGAAAGCGCGAGGAAGCCGGTCTCGGGAATCAAGGTAGTAAAAGCGTTCGGACTTGAGCGGGCCGAGGGGCGGGATTTTGAACGTGCGAGCGAAGACTACCTTGAAAAAAACGTACACCTGGTGAAGATCAGGGCGGGCTTTCAGCCGTTTATATATTTCGTACCCTCATTAGCGACGGCCCTGTTTCTTTTCTTCGGCGGAGCTGGCGCGATTGGTACCGAGATAACCCTCGGAGAGTTCTCCGCCATACTCATCTACCTGATGATGCTCGCCTGGCCGATGATGGCCATGGGATGGGCGATCGATCTTCTAAAAAGGGGGAACGCCTCGATAAACAGGCTGAACAACATTTTCGCGGTTGAACAAAAAGACGACACCCGGGCAGGGGAGAAGGACTACGAACTCAAGGGAGACATAAGGTTCTCCGGGGTTTCCTTCTCCTACGGCTCCACCCTGGCTCTGCGCGAAGTCAATCTCCACATACCCTGCGGGACGACTCTGGGAATAACGGGGCTCGTGGGCTCCGGGAAGACCACGTTGATGAAGCTGCTCATGAAAATCCACGAGACCGAACCGGGCGCAATAACGGTCGACGGGACCGACATAAGGGAGGTATCAAGAAAAAGCCTTCAGGAGACCATCGTCTACGTGCCGCAGGAAATAACCGTGTTCAGCGGAACGGTTTATGACAACATAACCTTCATAAACCCGGGCATAACCCGCGAGCAGGTGGAGCAGGCCGCCAAAACGGCGGGGATATACGGACAGATAATGGAGTTTCAGCAGGGATTCGACACCGTGGTGGGAGAGCGGGGACTCAGCCTCTCGGGAGGACAGCGACAACGCCTGGCCATAGCAAGGGCCCTGGTGCTCAACCCCGAAGTCCTGATACTTGACGACGTGCTCTCGTCCCTCGACCCGCAAACGGAGAACACCGTGATAACGAACGTGATAGAGGCGATGCGCGGGCGCACGGTGGTGATAATTTCAAACAGAATATCCTCCGTAGCCGGACTCTCGCGGGTCGCGGTCATGAAAAACGGAGAGATAATCGAAAGCGGGGCGCGAAGGGAGCTTGTGGAGCGACGCGGAGTTTACTACGCGCTTGAAAGACTGCAGTCTGTCTAA